tcagtgtgagtgttcagtgtgtgttcagtgtgagtgtgttcagtgtgtgtgtgttcagtgtgtgtgtgttcagtgtgtgtgtgttcagtgtgagtgtgttcagtgtgtgtgtgttcagtgtgtgtgtgttcagtgtgagtgtgttcagtgtgtgttcagtgtgtgtgtgtgagtgtgttcagtgtgagtgtgttcagtgtgagtgtgttcagtgtgagtgtgttcagtgtgagtgtgttcagtgtgtgtgtgttcagtgtgtgtctCACTGGCGTCCTCCAGTGGCCGGCTCCAGCACGTATCGGTCGAAGTACAGCCGCacgagtctctctctctcttcgggTCCCGGCAGCATGAAGTTCACGATCTCGTCGATTCGGTCGTTTATGGCCCAGTCAAACTGCTCAGGCTGATTACTGGCCAACACCAGCATAAacctgcaacacacacacacacacacacacacacacgatcaaCACACCAGCGAGAGACAGACAGGTGtgtgtcagacagacagacgggtGCATTTACTTGTTGCTCTGTTCTCCGGTGCGGTACAGGAATGCGTTTAGAGTCGCGCGCAGATCCTCGCTGATCTtctcctgaaacacacacacacacacacacacacacacacacgtgtcaGCTGATGCGGTGAcacatgtaaacacacagtAAACACACAATGACTCACAGTGGATCTCTTGCGCAGGAATGCATCGGCTTCATCCACAAACAACAGcagcctgaaacacacacacacacacacacagcacaatTCAACACATGATCGTTGCTGcaattcaaaaatatttgtataacatttaaaatgattatttctataattacatacagtaaatttgtaaatgtttatttacatttaatataaagaatatattgttaatattaacgttacatttaatttgcaacttttttacagttatttaattTATCCTGATATATGCCGTTCAGGTTATGTAATTACATAAATAGTAATTTGatatattatacaaatatttttttattcatgagtATTTGCAGGTTTAAATGTGATTTCACAGAAACAAAATCTCAATACAAAAAAGACCTTTATGGTCATAAAAACAGTCTTCATTGTTTAAGCGGCAAATACAATTCCTGATGTTTATTCAGCGAATCATGTGACAAGCGGAGCGTCTCACCCGCGGCGGCTGGTTCCGGCCCAGTCGAACACCTTGTGCATCGCCGTCACTCCGTCACGCCCCATCGGAGCCACGTCTCCCCCCGTCATGATGGCGTAATCCATCCCAGAATGCATCGCTAGCTTCTGctcacagccaatcagacgcATTTAGACGCACCACTGCCGTGATGATAGTATAAACGCGCGTGAGTGCGAGTGTGTTACCTTAGCGAAGAGTGTCTTCCCCGTCCCCGGCGGGCCGTACATGAGGATGTTCCGGTACAGTCCGCGGTTCTGTCGGGTGTTCCTGGTGGCGATGGCGATGTCACGCACGCGCTCCTCCAGAGACGGCTgcagagaaagaggaagagacACATGTTTCTCACCGCGCACATGTTTGCTAACAGGAAGTGAACGATGCGCAAACACTCACGCTGAGCACGACTCCCTCCAGCGCGTCCTGCGCTTTACTCTTCAAACGCTTCGccatctgaaacacacacatacacacacacatcagcacCGCAACACACCTCACTTCCTGTCTGCGCAGGAAGAGCTCATCCTACACATTCCTGTCATACCTTGACGGGGTGTTTGAGGGCTTCCACCACCGTGATTCGAGAGGTTTCTCGTACTAACGAAGGTTTTCCTAGCCGAGCCTCGATGTAGCGCCCCGCCACAGCTGTCGCGTTACGCGCCGAGTAAACGCCCACCGCCAGCAGCGTCAGTCCCGCCACCTACAGGAGCGGAGGAGTGTGAGACGCGGTCTGACACGGGTGTATGAGACGCAAGAGACACACGGGCGCTTACCGTAGCCGTGACTTTATCCCAGTCGGATATGAATGTGCGGAAACCTTCTCCGAACACGGCGCCTGCAGTCCTgaagcacacaaacacaacagcgTTAATTATATAcaagtaaataatgtaataatatatgaaGTAATTGAGTCATATTACCGTATGGACTCCAGTACGGTCTGTCTGTGTTCGGCCGCCTTCAGTCGGATCTGTTCGCGGATGATGTCAGCGTTCTCTCTCTCCACGCGGGCACGAGCTTTAGACTCCGCCTCCACGCGCAGCATCTCGTTCTTGTGCCGCAGCTCCATCTCGTGCTCGATGGTCGCTTCAGGAACAAATACCAAATGACGTTCAGATTGTGAAGACAAACAATGATTTGAATAACGTCACGAGTCAACAGAGCCAGTGCTGATTCACCTCTCCTCATGGCTTCCTGTTTCTGCACCGACTCTTCCTGTTTGCGCAGGTTCTCCTCATTCAGAATTTGCTGTGGAAGAACAGAACGACGTCGAGCTGTTAGAGTCACATGTCTGAATCAAGAGTCTGAGTGAATCTGCGGACACGCACCTGCTGTCGGAGCTGGTCGTCGTACCGCTGCCGCGCCAGTTTGTCCTGATACTGAGCTCTCTGTGGACGGAAacattcatcatcatcatcatcatcatcatgaatCTGCTCAAACGCTCGTGATCAGTCTGACGTCTCACCGCTTGGTGCTGTTTGGTCTCCTCATTCAGTGTCTTCCTGCGTTCTTCACCCTGAACGCGGATCTGCTCGCCCTTCAGCTGCTCCACGGCCGCCTCGTACTCCTGAACgacaacaataacaaaacattCAAACCAAACAGTGTGTGGAGGAACCATATAAACCACACCCACAGATGATAACTGTAccaataaatatattaacatcCACGCTAGtaaacgataactataacgatagctatattagcgtccacaccaacgacgataactataatgataactataacgataatttTAATAGATAGCATCCATATCAGcggatgataactataatgataactacattagcatccacaccaatgacgataactataatgataactatattagcatccacaccaacgacgataactataatgataactatattagcgtccacaccaacgacgataactataacgataactatattagcatccacaccaacgacgataactataacgataactatattagcgtccgcACCAacgacgataactataacgataactatattagcgtccgcACCAGcgatgataactataatgataactatattagcgtccacaccaacgacgataactataacgataactttAATAGATAGCATCCATATCAGCAGATGATGCctgtaacgataactatattagcatccacaccaacgacgataactataatgataactatattagcgtccacgcCAACgtcgataactataatgataactatattagcatccacaccaacgacgataactataacgataactatattagcatccacaccaacgacgataactataatgataactatattagcgtccacgcCAACgtcgataactataatgataactatattagcgtccacaccaacgacgataactataacgataactatattagcatccacaccaacgacgataactataatgataactatattagcatccacaccaacgacgataactataatgataactatattagcgtccactccaacgacgataactataatgataactttaATAGATAGTATCCATATCAGCAGACGATAActgtaatgataactatattagcgtccacatcaacaacaataactatattaacaTACACACCaacaacaataactataatgataactatattagcatccacaccaacgacgataactataatgataactatattagcgtccacatcaacgacgataactataacgataactatattagcgtccactccaacgacgataactataatgataactatattagcgtccactccaacgacgataactataatgataactatattagcgtccacaccaacgacgatgactataacgataactatattagcgtccactccaacgacgataactataatgataactttaATAGATAGTATCCATATCAGCAGACGATAActgtaatgataactatattagcgtccacatcaacaacaataactatattaacaTACACACCaacaacaataactataatgataactatattagcatccacaccaacgacgataactataatgataactatattagcgtccacatcaacgacgataactatattagcatccacaccagcgtatgataactataaagatagtAATTatagcgttttgggggcctgaaaacgtgaacttttaaaaacaggtttcaaagtgcaagtttatgaaaacgatactgttttcatctccgtgtaaactacaataacgtgaatttgtgaaaacggtgacgtgatatgcatgtgtattacgtgttcagtctataggcgcatagtgtttctttacaaagtgactcCTCCAACTACTGgtctggcagcagaatacagcaattttagtcgttttcgcggaCCCGTATGAACAAAGTAGGGCTCGCTCCAGCCTGAGGTGGACATCCAACTCCGCCCACATCCAAGTGTGATGTCAGAAGCCACGCCCATGCCCAAAACGTCACCTCGTGACTCCACACTAAACCAGTAATCCTGCAGGTCATTTCATTGGTTACAGtgatggttaggtttaggaaTCCATAGGCTTGTTGGAGATGCATCGGAGCTGCGCAGACCCGGTCTGCGTATGATATTAAAGTTCCGCGAGAGCGTTTGGAGAGCAGACGACTCCTTGCggttttgaatcgctctcgcggtactttgatgtcatacgccgatcggtccgtgcagcgccgatgcatctccaACAAGCCTAGGGTTTGGTGTAGGCAATCAgtactgtgattgacatgaccAACAAAATCTTAAGAATCGGCTGCAGGATGGCATAGGCGTGGCTTCTGACATCACACCTGGATGTGGGCGGAGTTGGATGTCCAGCGAGACCCTTCTTGTGTGaacagggattgttttgacaatgttgtcatctgcATGTGAAAgacttttctattttttttttttttttgtacatcattgtcgtgtaaacgtacccttagaaTTGGAGTGATTAAACTTTATCGTTTATAGTTATCGCTGTGAGTGAGCATTTATAATACCTTCATTTTGCTCTGATGCTCCATCTGGACGGTCTGCTCCTGCATGCGCGCGAGATCCAGCGCCTCTTTGGCATGACCTGCGGTCACAGGGGTCAAACCTCATTAACAGCATCACTGTAATACAGTCACTAGATCATTCACACTGTGTGACCTTTGACCTAATACCCTTCATATGCTTATGACATCTTAACTCTTCTGTTATAATGAATGAAGCGGCGCGCGTCGCGTCAGAAACGCGGCTCGGTTCTGCTTTACTCACGGGATCGGTCCAGATCTTTGGCCGCTTGCGCCGCGCGCTCCAGCCCCGTCGGGTCGAAGTTGCTCCATTTGTCCTTGGGTTTATCAGCCGAACCAGAACCGGAGCCGCCGggcggaggaggaggaggagcaggCGGAACCGGGCCCTCCGGCGGAGCGCCACTCTGACCTTTATTGAGCCCGAACAGCCACGACATGATCCGCTGACAGACACTGAACCACCGGGTACGGACAGACTTCCACTCCACACGAGTGTCACGCCGCGCTCTGCGCCTGCGCCCTGCTCCTCACGCGCAGCCACTCTGCGCTGATTGGCCGATGCGCGCGTCCTTCCAGAAGGTCAGAGAGGAAGCCACGCCTCCCTCGCGGCGTACGGCGGCCGAAAGATGCCTGAAAGCATCTGCGCGGATCTTGCGTCAGTTTTCATCGTCACATGCGGTCAATAATAGAGAGAAATAATGAAACATTTGCTATGAATTATGCAAGTGATGAcgtataataatcataaatacagatttttttataacaatacaTCAGACACGTGAGCTATCAAAGAGATTCAAGATCTGTTGTTTAGTGTTCCTCTCAAGAAAGACGGggtaaacaataaatataagCGAATACATAATAAGGGCAATAAgaataaacaataacaacacactACTGTGTTACACAATAGAGTACGAATAATAAGACACAATTCCAGTTATGATAAATATGTAACGTATTAATGTCAGTGTAAACGCCTTAGAAagaaatttgaatatttgttacACTTGTCTTCATAACcatacaatttttttcttaacatctcagtcatattttcatggataattgcctttttttattgagtttaaatgtaataaaagttTTTAGTAATCGACACACTCGACTTAAGTCAAACCACACTATAATATATCAAGGCTTATATGGAGACATTTCATAATTTCTCATGCAAACTGATTTTCCCAAAGATGAAATGACATGATGTTTATGTTATGAAGGATCTGAGAAGATTGAAAGTGTTCTGTATTATTCTAATATATATTTGGACTCACAGGTGGagtttcattataaatacaatacGGCAGCCATTAtaggaaaatgttttattgatattcataaacacacacaaacaacactTATTTACAGGAA
The DNA window shown above is from Ctenopharyngodon idella isolate HZGC_01 chromosome 10, HZGC01, whole genome shotgun sequence and carries:
- the atad3 gene encoding ATPase family AAA domain containing 3 produces the protein MSWLFGLNKGQSGAPPEGPVPPAPPPPPPGGSGSGSADKPKDKWSNFDPTGLERAAQAAKDLDRSRHAKEALDLARMQEQTVQMEHQSKMKEYEAAVEQLKGEQIRVQGEERRKTLNEETKQHQARAQYQDKLARQRYDDQLRQQQILNEENLRKQEESVQKQEAMRRATIEHEMELRHKNEMLRVEAESKARARVERENADIIREQIRLKAAEHRQTVLESIRTAGAVFGEGFRTFISDWDKVTATVAGLTLLAVGVYSARNATAVAGRYIEARLGKPSLVRETSRITVVEALKHPVKMAKRLKSKAQDALEGVVLSPSLEERVRDIAIATRNTRQNRGLYRNILMYGPPGTGKTLFAKKLAMHSGMDYAIMTGGDVAPMGRDGVTAMHKVFDWAGTSRRGLLLFVDEADAFLRKRSTEKISEDLRATLNAFLYRTGEQSNKFMLVLASNQPEQFDWAINDRIDEIVNFMLPGPEERERLVRLYFDRYVLEPATGGRQRLKLAPFDYGLKCSEIAKRVDGMSGREISKLGVAWQAAAYASEDGVLTEAMIDARVDEAIRQHRQKMDWLHGEGVLDNEGRPAPETPAKGTKTGFTPPLKAQEVLSPLQEVPEDSRKTSEQSKPDGTPV